Genomic window (Vulpes lagopus strain Blue_001 chromosome 6, ASM1834538v1, whole genome shotgun sequence):
ttattcatgacagacacacagagagaggcagagacataggcagagggagaagcaggctccatgcagggagcctgatgtgggactcgatcccgggtcaccagggtcacacccgggctgaaggcggcactaaaccgctgggccaccggggctgccctctataaCTCTTTCATTTGATGATGGAATGCTGCTGTGGACACCCATATTTATGGGCTAATAGGTCAGACAATGCTAAATTGGTGATGGAAGGTACCTTGTTGACATTGGTTAATAGCATAGTGTCCGCTAAGGTCCAATGGCAAGCCAGAAGCTACTTCTCAGTGGCAATATTTATCTGCAGAGGATGGCATAGGTTTGCTGCAAACCTCTAGGGCTTTGTGCTATGAGTCATCTAAAGGGGCTTGTCAAAAGCTCCACAGAGCAACCCTATCTGCCACAGACATTACAAGTGACATTGGATCTGCTGAGTCATATGGCCCAAGTGACAGAGCAGTTAGCTCAGCAGGCTGGATTTGTTGCAGAGGCTTTGCTTATTCTGGGTGCCCCTCATAACTAGTGGTTTATTGGATTACTCATTAAATAAATTGGAATAACATGACTGATGAAGTCACTACATgattaaacttattttaatattatgttgTTCTCCAAGATCCATATTTCTTTTAGAAGGACTGAATTAGCTAACTCATTGCGATGTGGTAGGAATTGCCACTCTACATCTTTCATATCTTTGATGGTGGCATCAATCTCTGCAgtcacctgtttttgttttggtatgtAAACGTAGTTCTACTGGTTCCACTTAGTCTTTCCTACCATAAGAGCGCTCACTCAATGGGTCAGGAAACCAATGTGGGGATCTTCCATATCCGAGTATGTTTATTCCAACTGTACATTTCAGAATTAATCCCAGCATTCTCACTGCCTCTGGAAGGAGGCAATGAAAGCAGTGATAAAAGGAAACTTATTCCATGCATCTCTGGTGCTACTATGGGCAGGTGCCTATgtttcatattaatatttcatataaattcatattaaaattatgaattttaattttcaaaattttaaataatgacaatGATAACAACAAAATTCACAATCTAATATTGCATTAGAAAGAGTTTACTAGAATGTAGGGCATAGAtctgcctggcacagagttgCCACTCAATAAGTACTTGGGGAAACAACCATACTCATGCTTATACAGAACCCAGAGGGAAAGAGCATAGTTCACAAGACCCTCAACAGAACTGCAAAATGTCCTTGTAAATGAATCTGGGCTGAAAGTATATATtattatctgatttaaaaaaaaacccaaagctacTAATTTCCCCCCTAAtacatgtgcaaaaaaaaaaaaaaaaaaaactaaagtcagTGGAATTAATAGTCTTGGTaggtctaatttttaaaaatttggttaaaaacatatttgtgggATTTTCCTTCTATTGACCAGCAGAGCCATTCCTTTGACTCTAAGCCATTCCTTGACTTTAAGgcttttcattaatatttctacATTAAACATGAAAATCTTTGCAGATATcagttttatgttcttttcttccttgagtGTAGATTTGCTTGTGCATAGTAAGAAttactcatttttgcttttatgtataAATAGCTTAAAATGATAGACTCTACAGTATATAATGTTTAAATCTATGTTTCTTCCAACATTTGTCCTTCTCCTTGTATATAATATAgaacatctatatatatatatataacatcatcATGCTCTAATGTCCATGGTTATGTTAATTATTTCCTTGGTTTTCAGCTACAGAGTTTATGTTGTGTTTCACCAAAACATATTCTGCAGAAATACAGATGAAAACAGATGAAATACAGATGAAATACAGATgaaaacatatacatttttattcataaaaggttttttttaaaaaaatacttggcttattgggatccctgggtggcgcagtggtttggcgcctgcctttggcccagggcgcgatcctggagacccgagatcgaatcccacatcgggctcccggtgcatggagcctgcttctccctccgcctgtgtctctgcccctctctctctctctctgtgactatcataaataaataaaaaaaatttaaaaaaaaaatacttggcttATAGAATATTACAAATCCAAGTTGGAACATATTTCAGGttttaagatgttaaaaataataatgaattggCTTCTGAAACAAACTCACATTTTGGAACAGAGTAAAAATACGACAGTAATAATTCAATACAGAGATGAATGTGAAGCTCTGACTAGGTGGTTTTATTCTTTACTACAAAATGTATATGTTTAAAGTTTTTAGGTTTTTTCCCCACAACACATATAGGATTATTTGGTCctaaaatacaaaggaagaagGTTAAACTTGTCCCATCTTAAACATCTCAAGATTATACTTTCAGGGATCCTTTCTATAGTTTGTTACTAGAGAAGTTTGTCTGAATGTGTAGCCTTCTCCTCTTAAACATCTCCAGTCATATTTCCATTCACAGCAAGTGCCTTCAGGTCTCATCCCATCACAGACTATACTATACTTCTTAAGTCTCATTTCTCAAGCTTCAGTTTTGTCATATGTAAAATGctaataatagtatttaataGTATTTACCTAATAGAGgtgtcatgaagattaaataagaaccagtgtagggatccctgggtggcgcagcggtttggcgcctgcctttggcccagggcgcgatcctggagacccgggatcgaatcccacaccaggctcccggtgcatggagcctgcttctccctctgcctgtgtctctgcctctctctctctctgtgactatcataaataaaaaataaaaaaaaaaaaataagaaccagtGTAGATCATTTAACACAGTATATGCCAAGCAGGGGTTAATTAATGTTAGTTTCCCTCCTGAAGCTATAAAGAGagcttaaaacttttcatttctatgtttttccttattttttcaaggcaacctatttttaattgttctaaAGTTTTTCTTACCTATACAATTATGGGAACGTCAGAAATATTCTGCTTTGCAATACCCAGAGAAACTTTCTGTGTATAAATACTGGTTCAGCTGTAAACCCACTTCATTATTGCTCATATTTTGGAGATGGGagttttaagagagaaagaaaccaggaTGATTTCAAGATTTTCGGTCACAAAGATTTTACCATTTATGAAGATAGGGATGACTGTGGGAGAAGCAAAGTGGAGGGAAGAACacgtattatttaaaatagtattttggtCACGTCAAAGCGTATCAGCTTTAGGCGTGCCGGGGAGACGTCCTCGAGGTTTTTGACGCATCTGGACTTGATATCTCAAAATTCTTGATATTGTTTCAGTAATTATTAATAGCAATCGttatttttactgtctccacaACTACATCGGGAAGTAAAAGTTTAGCAACTAGGGCTTTCTCGGGCTCTTGAAAAAACCGCTAATAGAAAatgcagacccccccccccaataaataaaataaataaataaataaataaatgaaagaaaggaaagaaaggaagaaaagacggaaaggaaaggaaaggaaagaaaagaaaagaaaagaaaagaaaagaaaagaaaagaaaagaaaagaaaagaaaagaaaagaaaaaaaaagaaaagaaaaagaaagaaagaaaagagaaaaggcagacCCTTCCAAACGTTCCCATTCATCCTCCTGCTCTGGGAACCTAGAGCGCCCGCGCCCAATCAGCTTCCAGCACCGGCGAGTGGGCGGGGCTCAGAGAGATTCgctcccctctgcttctcccgctTGGCCACGTCTGACGCCCCGCAGGTCCTGGAAGGTACATAAATCATCCTCCTAATCGTTGGCAAGGCTTGAGCTCCTTATTCAAATTCATGTTCCGCAGAGCTTAAGAACACATAGCTTAAAATCCCGTTGCTTATCTGTTCTtcatagtttcttctttttctgatagtTAGACAAAACTGCCTTCTAGAGTTGCGGACCTGCCAGCCTCTTCCCCGCGCACGCGCCGTCGACCGGGAGGGGCGGGCCTGTTTCCGGGCGGCGCGTGGGGCTTGAGGTCGGGAGAGAAACCCCTGCCGCCACCAACATGGAGACCTTGTACCGCGTCCCGTTCTTAGTGCTCGAATGCCCCAACCTGAAGCTGAAGAAGCCGCCCTGGGTGCACATGCCGTCGGCCATGACGGTGTACGCTCTGGTGGTGGTGTCTTACTTCCTCATCACCGGAGGTAACTCGGGCTGGCTCGGGCCCGAGAGGCGCTGAGACGCGGAGAGCCGGCCCGCCCCGGAGGGAGTCTGTCCCGCTCTCAGCCCCGGGGGAAGCATCACTGTGCTCTCGATCTTTTCGGAGGGTGGAGGGAACTTCTGGGGTCTCAAGTATTAACGGCCCAAGGGTTTTATTTGCCCTCACGCCCCGTTGTGTATGCCGAGAGGCCCCTCGTTCTCACGGTTCTCACGCCCGTTGCCTTTCCGCACCTCGAGCCTCTGAGCCTAGGGATCCGAATCGATTAAGTAGTTTAAAGCCCAGATCGTCGCTCTCGTTATCGCCCGCCGTAAGTTGTTCTTAACCAAGATCCTGGAGGAGACTAGTCTTGTCCGTTCTACTTCCATGGTTGGTCAAAAGGGGCTAGGGACTTTTACCTTATCTTTGTCCACAGTCCCTGGAACGTTGGAAGAGACTTGGCATCCTCAGGTTCGTTGGCTCACACCTAAGGACCAGGTGTTGCTTTTACCCCCCCCCCATCAACAATAAATATCAATGGAATCTTCCGAGTCCACGGTTTTGATCACTATTTGAGATTGGAGTTAGATTCGCAGAAGGTATTTGCGTTTCAAAAGGCAGAAGTCGAGAATGTAAAGAATTAGAGGAAAATAGCAGTTCCATTAAACACTCCAGAATGTCTTAccctgttttaatttctttaaattttttctcccccccccaaaataaaaagttgcaaAAGAGGGCGTTGTTTTGTATAGTGATGAGTTGGCAATCCGGCCACAGTCTTCCAGCCAGCACCCTTTCAAAGCCCCGCAGATTTCACCGTATACTCAAGTCGGTTCTTCTGTACTTTTCAGATTTTCGGAAGTACTTAAAGTTCAGAGTACTTAATCTGGAAGTTATAAAATGGAGACTTTACAGATTAGGGACAGCCAGAGATGGGGTTCCGTGTTTAAGGGAATAGCCACAGACACTTTATTTTCGTAGATGTGAAAAGAGTTGGTACCGAAGAGGGAAGACCGAAACTATAAGAGCTTGGGACTAAAATGCATCTTTGAATCCACCACCTAACCTCCAATCTAGAATAATGATAGTTAATCTGTACtcatttaaataagatatattttaaatattttttatattggtaAGATAGATCCTAGCATTAATATTAACACTTGCTTGGCACATTAATAGGTACTGTATtgaacaaatgaaatttaaaatacatgtgatttaaaaaaataataatagaggcTTCCTCTGCTTTGATCATCTGCTAGTCTCTTTCTCCTAACCCTTACCTCCCCTTGGAGCCTGAGTCTTTGTCAGAAGCCTCACAGTTTTCCTTTTGTCCACTTAATTCTTGTTGATTGTTGTAATGGGGAGATTCTCCGCTCCAACCCCAGGGGCAGATTGCAAAGGACACCTTTTAGTGGCTAAGGCCATGAATTATCTCATAGAAAGAATCGGTTTTGCCACTGGAAAGGAGTCTCTTCTAGAAACTGTGGGTGtacatctataaataaataatatttattgttgaGAAATATTCAGCAAACTGCATTGAGCACCTGTTAAGTTCCGGGCACTAGGTATTGGGGACTAGTCAACGAAACATAAAGACGCTGCCCTCCTGAAGCTTGTAATGTTCTGGGTGAGACACGTTAAATGTCACAGAAGTCTTTTTTCCGCtccattattttttccattacaaattaatagaaattaattcCATTCGTTGGAGGGAAAGAACAAGAAGTTACGAGAAGATAGTGGGAGTTGGGATTGGTGGAAAGGAAATactagggagagggaaaagaatggACAAATATGGAACCAAGAGACCAATTAGGTGGGTTTTTGTAGTTAATTGAGACAACTATGTTGGTGGCAGCAGAGatgaaggaaaatatgaaagatagTTGGGAAGTAGATTCGGTGGGTCTTGATACATTGATTGGATGTATGGATTGATTGGGGAGAATGAAGCGTGAAGGAATCTTTTAGCATCTGAGTAGATTGGAAGGGTCGTTTTTTGAGATTGAAGATATGTAGGGTTTTTTGATGGGGATTGGTGAACAAGAGGTCACTTTGGGATATGTCAAGTTTGCAGATAATGAGTCTGGAATTGAGAAAAGAAGGCTTGCTGAAAGTTGGTTAGTAACATATTTTTTGAAATCCTCTCATAAGCCAGATATTGAAGAATATAGAGGAAGTCCCTGTTCTTAGCTTACATCTAATTCTACTGATGCTAATGTTATTTGATAGATATTGGCACATTGGCCATCATTAATCATTAGCACATGGAATTGAAAACCCTGGAAAGGGCTAAGTTCAATTCGGGAGAGAATGTAGAAAAAGGACAGTGGATCAACCCTGAGGCACGCCCAGTGTTTAGTGGAGAGGAGACCCTGCTAGAGATGTAACAAAACATGGATAGGAGTGTCACAAAAACcagtccacccccccccccaaaaaaaatggaTTTAGTAAACTGGATTTAGTGGCACTGGGAAGCCTCCTAAGATAACTGAAAAATGTCTGTTGAATTTGGCAACATAGAGATTATTGGCAACTTTAGTAAGAGTAAGATCAGTGGCAGCTGATGCTAGGTTGGAGTGAGCTGAAGAATGAAGGCTAAGTGAAGAAGGGGAgaaaagtttgctttttttttttttcacagaaggaAGTCTGACTTTGTTTCAAAAAGGAAGCATAGAAATAGGATGTTAACTAGGAGGGTCTGGGGTCAAGGGAAGGAGGATGTGGGAAAGGAGAGATTGAAAATATAGGAAGGGAGGTAGCCAACGATCAAAATCTCTGACAAGGCAGTAGGGTAAGGAGTCCTGATAATTGCAGAAGGAATCCCACTTTGATAGGAGGAGGGACTCTTTTTTGtagctggaaggaaggaaggtaaggATGGATGCAGATGCCAGTTTGTCGGAATTCCTATGTGATTGCTTTGTTAGCCAAAGGTGAGGGAGACACAGTCTTACTATGCTTAAGAAAAGCTGGAAATGATGTTTTGGAGAATGGTAGAAAAGGTGAAGAATAGATGTTGGCTGTGGGAGATTGGAAAAACAACGTTGATGGACATTAGTACTAATAATCATAGTGACATTGTGACTTAAGTGATGGGCATAACATTAATGAACACAAATCTCTAGAATTGCTTGTCTGCCTATGGGTATGATTGAAAAATGTCTCCTTTTATATATAAGCAAGAAAATTTCTCTGGTTACCTCTCAATTGATAAAAACATCCAAgcatatatggaatattttcttgAACTAAAATACAGCCTTTAATATTAAATCTTTATTGTGGAGTAATTCTTGAGTATTAGAAACAGTTACTGAAtgaatttcttttatgaaatatctcttttagacataatattttaaaatagtgagtTGAATTTTTGAATGGTTTAGCTAAAGTTTAGGAAAGTAGCTGGGCTTCACTTGATTATGATAGTATATCACAGCAGtcctatttaaatataaatgaagctttagagacaaaacagaaaattctgatcctttttaaaagttaggaaTCCAGTCTCATCTATACTCTTGTCTTTCATGTAGGAATAATTTATGATGTTATTGTTGAACCTCCAAGTGTTGGTTCTATGACTGATGAACATGGACATCAGAGACCAGTAGCTTTCTTGGCCTACAGGTAACAGTTACCTTTCTGAATGATTTGGTGGGAAGGAAGGTTGCTGGGCtatgagtgttttttaaaaatacagtgaaaccTATGGATCATCTGCATTTAGATAATAGCTGTTTTAAAATGCTAGATTCAGAGATGGCAGGAAGTGGGCAAGATTTCAAGTATGTTACTtgtattaggaaataaaatacttGACAGTGATTTACACGATCACTTATTTGAAGGAAGATGTTGGTATAAGTACATTTAGACTGTTCTGGGGATCAACAAACTGCGTGTACCTGTTTATTTGTAAGTAATGTTTTATTGGAATGAGGCAtgcccatttatttatatatactgtctgtggctgctttcaagcTACAGTGGTAAGTAAGTGTGACACAAACCATGTGGCCTGCAAGCCTAAGACATGTACTATCTggccatttaagaaaaaaaaaatctgtggatcCCCAGGCTATATTCTTagataaaataactttttgagaCTTGGATGTTTCATTTCAGTACCGAAACACCATTGCAGTGTGGTTTGGTTCATCAGAGCAGTGCTTATCGTATTGCTTTCTAAAATCCACTTGGTAACTGCCTGCCAAACATAGctatatatttgcatttacaCTTATTTTAATGCTATCCCATGTGTAGAATTTTCCTGAAAAGATTATTGTGATTCTCCAGGAGTATAGGGAATCTAGATGATAGGAGATCTTGGTAGGGGAACCCTCCATAGTGCCATCGTTGGCACGGTTGGGATTTTGAGCCTAGTGCATATATTGTGTTTTCACTTAACGCAATTAGCTAACAAAAAATACATACCTTTGTTACATATACCTATGTATAAATTATCCCTTTAACAGAGGAATTTGCTCTTTGGGGATCCGTGAGCTCACAATTTTCAAAGCTCTCTATTCCCAGAAAAATtggatacacatatatataaaaagtttatatagaattttaatgatttatagaTTTTTAGAGATCCTTGTGGGATTCATGAAGCTCTAGGTAAAAatgcttgcttttaaaattttctctttgaaacaagaggtttatttattttttaaaaaagatttatgtatcgATCTTAGCACATGtatgcactttaaaaattttccctttattgattgatttttcaatatttgcgtgcatgcacacacgtaagtgaggcaggtagagggagagaatcttcaagcagactctgctgggtgtggggccccatgtagggctcgatccgagataactcatgagatcatgacctgagtcggatgtttaatcagctgagccaccaaggcaccccaagaggtttattaataattttttttttttaaagattttatttatttattcatagagacacagagagagaatgagaggcagagacacaggcagagggagaagcaggctccatgcagagagcctgacgtgggactcgatccagggtctccaggatcacaccccaggctgcaggcggcactaaaccgctgcgccaccggggctgccccaagtttattaattcttataaaacttctagaaacatttctaacccaaaagaaaaaaaaatttctaaccaattcaaaatatgaaattgataatggaaatttaaataccataatttttaaaagctaaacaaAAGTTCTGGGTAAAGGGTTCATACACATACACTGGCTTTTTAAGCTAATAAAATCTCAGCATTAATTTTACATAGACAGTTATATTAGTTGAGGCTTTAAAACTTTTTGAACAAAAGCTCCATGAAGACACAGACTTTCGTTGTTGCATCCCCAGGACATAGAATAGTGCTTGATACGTAATAGGCCCTCAATAAATTTTGTTGacacaaatacacagaaatttGATTAAATAGTTGTAAGGGTAAGAATAAAAAATTAGCACCAAAATATTTTAGCAGAAATAGGAATTTCAAtctaaaaacaagttttatttttctgggaattttcatttattgttttgctgtggtctttctttttcagagtaaATGGACAGTATATTATGGAAGGACTTGCATCCAGCTTCCTGTTTACAATGGGAGGTTTAGGTTTCATAATCCTGGACCGATCGAATGCACCAAACATTCCAAAACTCAATAGATTTCTTCTTCTATTCATTGGATTCGTCTGTGTCCTATTGAGTTTTTTCATGGCTAGAGTATTCATGAGAATGAAACTGCCGTAAGTTATTAAGAACTTTGTATAGTCCGTAATTTAACTTCCATTGCAAGTTGGTAAAATAATTACTTGGATCACATGAAATCATGGGAGATTTAATATttgtgacttgctcaaggttataGCTATGGTTAATAGTAAAATTGAGACCGGTATTTCTTTCTGAGTATTATCTCCATACTGTTATTTTGCTATAATATCACTGACCACTGACTGGAGATATTGTTTCGTTAATCTATAACATTCAGAATTCCAGTAGTAATAGTGATAGTAGGGAGTATTTTCAAGGCATTAATTATTTGTGCTCTTTGAACACTGATATGAGGAAAACCCATTAAGCCTTGGACAGGAAGGGAGTTACTACCTCTCCAAAAATACAGGAAAaggatttcatatatatatctaatcctaggatttaaatttttaagggaAGGAATTTATGTTTCCAGGCCTAATATACGATTTTATGTCAACTTTTATAATTCCATTTGAGATTGTTAATTTGATATGTGGACAAGTCTGATCACATTTCCCTATATTCTGATTTCACCTATGGATGTATTAGTAACTGCAGGAACTTTGGGCAGACATACCATACAAAAATTGGCTCTTAGTAAATTCATTTCTTAGGGAATATGTTAAACATCAAGTGTCAACTATACTGATTTCTTAGAACTGATACTCCCTATTTTATTATAAGAGACATTAAAAGGGAATGTAGGAATGTGTATGAGTTTCACAGTTCACCTGTTCTGTGGCTGCATGTGTCCATGGTCTGGTCTGTAACACATCTGAAGTGGAATGGGCAGACTTCCCCTGGAACGTCAGAAGTACTTATCCTGCAGTTAATGGTTGCATCTTAGCAGGGTGGGAAAAGAGAGCAGTGTTCTTTATCAGCTGAATATCTGTGGCCGTAATGTTCCTTCAGACTCCTTTACTGGTGGCTCTTATTTTTGTCTGGGGAAAATAGTTTTGGCCTTTGGCTAAATTGTATGAAGAATTAGGTACTTCAGTGTCctctttttgttcctcttttttttctgcccctATTGGAAAAGGTGTATTGGTGTGGAAGAGGCTGAAATTTTCCATAGCAAAACAAGAGAAGGGGAGGCTCCCAGAGAGTTCAAAAGGCTACTACAAGTTAACCAAAACACATGGACCCTTTGGAGGCATAGAGCAGAACAGGAGTGGGCTGGTTTTGCCCATAGaaccagatttatttttattctaccaAGCTTCTCATTCTTCCTTACGGTTTTAGGTCCTCTCCTTAGGCATATGAGTGCTTTTCTTTATAGCTCAGGCATTTGACTTGTAGGATAATAGAGCTATCTACTGCTTTTAGAAGATGTAGAAAGTGCTTAACTCCCTGGATTGCCTCCATCTTACGGTTTCCATTATTTATGTCAGTATTTGTCTTCTTGTCCCCATTTGTAGACCAGCGTCTACAAATTGCTGACTAAGTGAACACTAGGAAATAGGGTATATTCCCCTTTAATATAATCTCCCAGATGTAAATTATATTTAGATGTAATCCAAACAGAACAGTGATCTAAACAGGTAACTATTTCTTCCTGTAAATTGTCATGCAGCTAAATctaggatttaaatttttaagaggaAGGAACTTACGGTTTCTTGTTTGATATGATTTCTCATCTGCACCTCCTAAAGCCTGGTACTTTGGGTGTGGAGTGGCAAGAAACAATGGACAActttagaaaagaaagggaagcaaCAGTATTgtattttctggaatatttgcAAGCCCCAGAAAAGGTGATGACCCATGTCTGTGGGCCTTGGTGTTACACTCAAAAGGACCGTGGTTAGTACCACCAGCAAGAAGGGGATATGTCTGTCTTCTTGCACACAAGTTATCTTTGATGTttcaacatatataaataatttgatgCATAATAAGtggaacaacaataacaaaaagacattaaaaaacacCAGTAACAAAGTGTGTTTTCAAACCAAATAAGTTGCTAGCATCGGAGATAAAGGGTGGCTATGCTATGAGATTTCATCATGATAACATCCAGGGTTGAAGTCTTTCACAAAAAGTTTGATACCTTTAAATAAgaggaatctttaaaaaggaagaaacaataggAATGAATTGGTACTATCAGtttcatattttctgatttatgCTTTTTTAGAGACCTAATGTCTCCCCTACAGATATAATTTTACAAATCAAAGCCTGGCTTTATTTGATGCCTTATCTTTTGTAGAATCATGGACACTAATAAAATGAATGACCGTTGACTATTTGCATATACgacagtatatttaaaatgaaaaatcaaattttagtgCCTAATATTTTTATGGTACTAATACAAAGTTACAGAAAagcagttttcattttgaaaataaaatttttctaatgtAATTCATAAGATAATCTATGTGGAATTGTGTGTATGTTAGGTACCTTTTAAATATGCACaggtttgggacacctgggtggctcagcggttgagtgtctgcctttggctcagggcatgatcccggtcacgagatcgagtcccacatcgggctccctgcgaagagcctgcttctccctctgtgtctctgcctct
Coding sequences:
- the OSTC gene encoding oligosaccharyltransferase complex subunit OSTC; this encodes METLYRVPFLVLECPNLKLKKPPWVHMPSAMTVYALVVVSYFLITGGIIYDVIVEPPSVGSMTDEHGHQRPVAFLAYRVNGQYIMEGLASSFLFTMGGLGFIILDRSNAPNIPKLNRFLLLFIGFVCVLLSFFMARVFMRMKLPGYLMG